tttccattcgagcagtttttgctttttcctacaatgtatttcttatggagcgaactgtcaaaaactgctcgactgcgggtgctccattgtaACTGTGTTTGTTTTTCGGGAAAGTAGTTCCAAATTTGCGAGAATTCATAAGGGCCAAACAACTATTACGTCCTCCACAGGTAGACAACTGAAACGGTTTCTTTGCTTcaaacattttgacgattttccaaaaaaaaattcaaaaacttacaatcaaatttgaattcagCCCAGTGATGGGCTAATCATTGATTTGAGGGTGTAGCACCAGGAGgtatccggatttggaccaccctaaagtAGCCTTTTATGGAACAATGgacgatgcaaaatgacttcttttaacacagggaatgcatggaccgattttcattcaaataaaaaaaatacaaagaaatgtTGATTTATACCAACCTCAGCATGCTCTCCGCAAGGGTATGTCCAACCCCACTCGCCTGCAGATTAATGATCCCATTGGCCACGAATCCGTCCCCCTCGGACACCAAATAATTCAGCGGCAGTTCATCGAGCGACTTCATGACAACCACATCCGTATCCAGATAAGTCCCACCGTACTTGTACACCGTCAGCAACCTCAGCACATCCGAGGTGTGCTCCACGATGAAGCTGGAGTTGTTCAGCGCACCCCGCTCGAACATTTCCTCGACTGGCGATCCCAGCCCAAACGTGGTCATGTTGACCCGCCGCAGGAACACGTTCGGATACGGCAGCAGTGGCACAATGTTGGGACTGTTGAAGAAGCTGAACTCGGTCGCGGACACAAACAGCACGAAAACTTTCCACTCCGGGTTGGAGCGGGCCGCGGACTCGATGGCACATGTTTGGCGGGGGTTTAGCTTGGCGAGTCCAGCTTGGAAGATGGTTGAGATTATGAAGAAGATGTTTGTGTGGGATTGGAAGAACAGTTCGGCTTCGTTGTCTTCCAGATCGGGCAGTTGATAGTTTCCTGTTTGTTGCAGTTTGTACGAGCGTTGCATGTACGGAGGTTCCGGCTCAGTTTCGGTGGTTATGTCCGGGGAATAGAACTCCTCAACTGCTTCTGTATGCCACATTGCCCTTTCGTACAGATACTTCAAATCCAAGCTTTGCAAAAATAGCTTCGTTTGAGCCCTCTGGTActtcatgtacagtatcaaaatCGTCACCAGCATAATCACTATCAGGATTCGACTCTTGTTCGAGTTCATTACGGTTCGATTCACTTTCGCAACGCGTCCTCAACAATTAAAGATCGAACAAAAAATGAAGCTCCCATCTGTGCCAACCCTGGGAGTTGGGTGCTAATTACCGCCAAAAATGTGAACTACACCTTTGATAAGGGCTGCAGTTTGGCATGTTTGCTTGGCTGGAATTTATCACCTGATGGGCAAAGAGCCGTTGGAAGACTAACTTTTGGCGAGAAAGAATGCTTCATTTATCATTGTTCGTGTCTTGGACATGCTGTAAAGTGGTCATGTTCTTGATAAAAacgttttgccaattttgagcatATCGTACACCAGATTGACGGGTGAGTTTCAGTACGTGACGTGAGTTCATAGAAGCAGGGTCAAGTCGTTATCAAGTGGAGAAACAATTCACGATGAAGCCAATCAATACTCTCTTTATGGAGCACTAAAACAGTATTACCAAAACGTTTTTGGGAATCAAGCTACCGAACACACCCAAATACGTTGAACGTTATCTACGTAGCTTAATCTATGGTCTGTTTGGGTCGACCCAGCTGTCTCTAATCAATTGATCGTGTTGATACCGGTAATCCGTAGACTTGCTTCGGACGCCGCACATTTCGGTAGCTGCTGTCGTGGATAATGGTGCGTACTAAAAATCGGTAGTGATGATTTCGATTTCCAGAATCAACAGCAATCGTCCGCTGGTTATTGCAATTTTCGCAGCACTAGTAGTGTTCTACCTCGTGTATCTGACCGTGAGCCAATCCGTGACTTTTTCCGCGCTACAGTCCAGCTTGAACGCGAAGATCGCCGCGCTGCGCAACACAGAAACAACGACCAGTGAGCCGGAGAAAGTCGTCGATCGAGATATTGTTCACCTACCGAACGTGCAGAACGATGAGTTGGAGTTTCGTTCTGGAAAGAACATCTTCTTCATCGTGTCCACACTGTCTCCGGAGGGTGTGATCAAGCTGACCGCCCGGCAGGCCTGCGCCATCGAATCAGCGGCCCGATCTAACGCGGATTGGAAGGTTTTCCCACTGTTTGTGGCTACCACGTGGTTCAACTCTTCGAACAATGAGTTCATCAGTCCCCTTCTTCGCTACTGCAATATCCACATGAGATACATTGACTTGGAAACGTTTGCCTTCGGAACTCCGCTGGAGAGTCTTTTCGCCAAGCATGCTCTTCAAAACTCGAGCTACATTGTTGAACACACGGCGGATGTTCTACGTCTGTTGGTGCTCTACAAGTACGGGGGAACCTACCTGGACACGGATGTGATCGTGCGCCGATCCTTCGACCTGCTGCTGCCCAACTATCTCGGCTCGGAAGGCAGTGGCTACGTGGCAAACGGAGTCATCAACCTGGAAGCCACCGGCTACGGCCATCGCTTTGCCGAGTCGTGTCTCAAGTTAGAACCCATCAATTCTTataagaatatttaaaaaataaccaagtTTCCTTCCTCCAGTGACCTCGCGGAGCACTTTGACGGCCAGGTTTGGGCCGCCAACGGGCCCTTCATGGTGACACGGAATCTCCAGAAGTTTTGCAACGTGTCCGAGGTGGCCAACATGACCCGGGCCCGGTGCGGTGGCCAGCTATCCGTTCACCCACCGGACGTGTTCTACCGGATTCGGTACCCGCGGCACGATTGGTTCTTCTACCCCGAGCGAACCGAGGCAGTGATGACGTCAATCCAAGATGATATTTTGGTGCACATGTGGAACAAGGCGACGAGCGGAATTCAGCTGAAGGTGAACAGTACGGCTGCTTACGTGAAGCTTGCGCACGAGTACTGTCCAAATGTGATAAAAACGTGTAATGAGTTCTTTTAGTGAATGAATggtttgttttgtcgagtatcGATTAGATATGAAAACGTGAATGATTTATAAATTcagatattgaatttttttatttcatttcttaAAATACGAGAATAAGCAATAATcatacaattttatttcaaaagcacaaaaaaatcaagagaatCCCTGCAAAAATGTGTTGAAAATGGCAAACAAATTTAGTATTATTTGCCAAGAGTCTGTTTGAGTTGTCTCAGATGTATCTGATAGGGGAAAATCCGGCAATCTGTGTTCTAAAAATGCCGCAGTGATGTGGATACTTTCAAACTGTTAGCGATGACTTGGTTTCACAGATTGTACAGCAAACGTCCGCTGGCGATCGTTGTCTTCTCGGCACTCACGACCACGTGCTTTTTCGTGTACTTGACCTTTAGTCAGCCCATGTCATTTTTCGCACCAACATCCAGCTTGCACAGCTTGGAATCAATGCCGGATATCGTGTACCTGCAGAACGTGCAGGCCAATGAGTCGGAGTTCAGTTCCGGAAAGAATATTTTCTTCATAGTGTCCACTCTGTCCAGGAATGGAGAGATCAAGTTGAACGCCAGGCAGGCCTGTGCCATTGAATCGGCCGCAAGATCAAACCCGGATTGGAAAGTTTTCCCACTGTTCGTGGCGACCACGTGGTTCAACTCTTCGAACAATGAGTTCATTAGTCCACTTCTGCGCTACTGCAACATCCACATGAGATTCATCGATTGGAAATCCTTTGCCACTGGAACACCCGTGGAAAACCTTTTCACCAACCACATCCTCCAAAACTCGAGCTACGTCGTAGAGCACACTTCGGATGTTTTTCGACTGTTGACGCTCTATAAGTACGGTGGAACCTACGTGGACACGGATGTGGTTGTACGACGATCGTTTGACCTGTTGCCACCAAACTTTTTCGGCTTAGAGGGTCGTGGCTACGTGGGCTCCGCAGTCTTCAATCTGCAAGCCTCCGGCTATGGTCATCGTTTTGCAGAAGCTGGTCTCAAGtaattaattaacatttttaagaaatcacaatcaaataataaaaattgcccCCTCAATTCCAGAGACCTCGCGGAGCACTTTGACGGCAAAGTTTGGACCGCAAACGGGCCAATGCTGTTGACGAGGAATCTCCAAAAGTTTTGCAACGTCCTCGATGTGACCAAAATGTCCCGCGAACGGTGCGGTGGGCAGCTGTCTGTCCTGCCACCGGATGCCTTCTTCAGAGTTCGATACTGGCAACACGAGCGGTTCTTCCGTCCAGAGCATACCGAAACGGTGATGGCGTCAATCAAGGATGATATTGTGGTGCATTTGTGGAACAAGCTGTCCAGCAAAATTCAGCAAAAGGTTGATAGTTCGACTGCGTATGTGAAGCTTGCCCACGAGTATTGTCCAAATGTGATAAAAGCTTGCGGTGAATTCTTTTAGTGAATGAATGAATTGAAGTTCACATAAtgatttattacaaaaaaatatttttcaatttcaattcggttttattggtgaataatcaagatacaatgagttattttgaagtgcataacagagttttggagttccttttagctgtgtgttgcatcataatccattttggaacaattatttctttaactaaggcactaacaggtgtaagaaaaattaaaaaaaaaacttacaaaaattgcaaaggaaaaggGATAGAgatagagaaagcttatatctagatcacaggttgtttatcctttgtagatgtgcttgatcatcagttccccaagggccaggaattgttccgccttgttccggcagctccgaaaccgcgtcaacatctcccccgcgagagcaaagaactccggcagggtgaagagatcttccccggtgacttcttgctgggccgtacagccgctaccggcagcgaccacgctggcgaacgatcgcccccagccaggggggAACGCTGAGTTATCcgcgggaaccgtacgctgcccagctGCCGGCAcagttacgctcgtacttcgctgaggagggtgggatgctgctgctttcttcttcctcttttcctgctcctcgatgtaggacttgcgcgcgacgcatccgcggtaattaccggtatggttaccgtcgcagttcgcgcactttacgcgcggcttggtttggtttgcgttttcccccaagtcagCTTTTCGTGGCAGCAGGCACGCCTCCgagactcaccgcacttcacgcagcggggccggaggttgcagttccgcgagccgtggccgaatttctggcaacggtggcattgcgctacgtccgtcaagttcttggtgtaaaaccgccagtttacccaaaaaccgtccaacgtcttaatccgccgaaaaaatattaaaaattaatagctgaaaaaacagattttaaaaatcctttattaaaataataataacataaACAAGCCTACAAATTCAGACTAAGagttaaattttgtgatttttgaaaacctGAACGAttagaaaagtgattttttttaaattcatgcaaTTGAATAAAAAGTAAGAACTATCAGAAAATAATCATCGAGTAGAAGAGTCAAGATGAAAAGTGCCTCGTAAATATATGGCGAGAATGCATTTCTTTCCTGTAAAGTTAACTCTgtgtaaacaaattttaatcttTATCAAGTAAttcaaaatcgtaaaaaaaacaaatcaaaccaaaaattataaatttccataTTAAACATTTTTCCCAACCCATTTCTAGAAATAATAATGCTGTGATATATTATGCCGTTCCTTTTGGTAATTGAATACATAA
This is a stretch of genomic DNA from Culex pipiens pallens isolate TS chromosome 1, TS_CPP_V2, whole genome shotgun sequence. It encodes these proteins:
- the LOC120425090 gene encoding lactosylceramide 4-alpha-galactosyltransferase-like, with product MISISRINSNRPLVIAIFAALVVFYLVYLTVSQSVTFSALQSSLNAKIAALRNTETTTSEPEKVVDRDIVHLPNVQNDELEFRSGKNIFFIVSTLSPEGVIKLTARQACAIESAARSNADWKVFPLFVATTWFNSSNNEFISPLLRYCNIHMRYIDLETFAFGTPLESLFAKHALQNSSYIVEHTADVLRLLVLYKYGGTYLDTDVIVRRSFDLLLPNYLGSEGSGYVANGVINLEATGYGHRFAESCLNDLAEHFDGQVWAANGPFMVTRNLQKFCNVSEVANMTRARCGGQLSVHPPDVFYRIRYPRHDWFFYPERTEAVMTSIQDDILVHMWNKATSGIQLKVNSTAAYVKLAHEYCPNVIKTCNEFF
- the LOC120425038 gene encoding lactosylceramide 4-alpha-galactosyltransferase-like translates to MNSNKSRILIVIMLVTILILYMKYQRAQTKLFLQSLDLKYLYERAMWHTEAVEEFYSPDITTETEPEPPYMQRSYKLQQTGNYQLPDLEDNEAELFFQSHTNIFFIISTIFQAGLAKLNPRQTCAIESAARSNPEWKVFVLFVSATEFSFFNSPNIVPLLPYPNVFLRRVNMTTFGLGSPVEEMFERGALNNSSFIVEHTSDVLRLLTVYKYGGTYLDTDVVVMKSLDELPLNYLVSEGDGFVANGIINLQASGVGHTLAESMLRDVAKNYSATEWAANGPFLVTRILRQYCNVTEPWHMTREQCGGQFGVLPPDQFFQVFYPHQSWYFEANRTREVMERMKGKVLTHLWNKLTNGIKLKKDANAAYIELARLYCPNALWSVKEYF
- the LOC120425089 gene encoding lactosylceramide 4-alpha-galactosyltransferase-like; amino-acid sequence: MTWFHRLYSKRPLAIVVFSALTTTCFFVYLTFSQPMSFFAPTSSLHSLESMPDIVYLQNVQANESEFSSGKNIFFIVSTLSRNGEIKLNARQACAIESAARSNPDWKVFPLFVATTWFNSSNNEFISPLLRYCNIHMRFIDWKSFATGTPVENLFTNHILQNSSYVVEHTSDVFRLLTLYKYGGTYVDTDVVVRRSFDLLPPNFFGLEGRGYVGSAVFNLQASGYGHRFAEAGLKDLAEHFDGKVWTANGPMLLTRNLQKFCNVLDVTKMSRERCGGQLSVLPPDAFFRVRYWQHERFFRPEHTETVMASIKDDIVVHLWNKLSSKIQQKVDSSTAYVKLAHEYCPNVIKACGEFF